A window from Branchiostoma floridae strain S238N-H82 chromosome 16, Bfl_VNyyK, whole genome shotgun sequence encodes these proteins:
- the LOC118403053 gene encoding zinc finger protein 501-like — METEGSGFLTGVSHSCLTSMPNSKAVYLEGATTTGDLSKNSDERPYMCGECGYRAKSTLDQHLTKHTGAKPYICGECGYMTAKSSHLTQHMKSHTGVKPYKCDQCDYSAAHKATLDRHLVKHTGEKPFVGWTAGVL; from the exons ATGGAGACAGAGGGTTCAGGGTTTCTCACCGGAGTTTCCCACAGCTGCCTCACCTCAATGCCAAACAGCAAAGCAGTCTATCTGGAAGGTGCAACAACAACAGGAGATTTGTCGAAGAACAGTGATGAgagaccctacatgtgtggagagtgtgggtacagggct aaatccaccttGGACCAACACctaacaaaacacaccggtgcaAAACCCTACATATGCGGGGAGTGTGGATATATGACAGCTAAGTCTTCTCACCTTACACAGCATATGAAAAGCCATACTGGagtaaaaccctacaagtgtgaccagtgtgactattctgcagcacacaaaGCTACTCTAGACCGACATCTAgtcaaacatacaggtgaaaaacccttc gttGGATGGACAGCCGgggtcctgtag
- the LOC118403776 gene encoding transmembrane protein 236-like: MSQHSTSFMYSSASQRSVHNMELAMAGATTSRSVGCGSLRLVIFEIVQWVTLFIPTILTAHQLVQNLGTREGVLPSLYGAPIATFWWIFGCAAIGVSLFVYFPTKYMVHRRLDPRKQTWRPAVLLYNLFCGGPCFAFILLGTKIFRESRMQEDVKSRMYDEAVYFAAPVIVFGLILTEWFCKGREDLASNVRAEAMIHDFLTVYDMLELVATGRDTEVYESYWIYAVYGVAFVSMFKFVPRAPSCDYSHLAKPYLIVNLALHEVPYCVVRIALIALFGLKQGKLIYPLKNFLAIVFRLYQLHDPTDF, encoded by the exons ATGTCTCAGCACTCCACTTCGTTTATGTACAGCTCCGCCTCGCAGCGGTCCGTCCATAACATGGAGCTGGCCATGGCGGGGGCTACAACATCCCGGTCCGTCGGTTGCGGCTCTCTTCGCCTCGTCATCTTCGAGATCGTGCAGTGGGTGACGCTGTTCATCCCGACCATCCTGACAGCGCACCAGCTCGTGCAGAACCTCGGGACCAGGGAGGGGGTCCTCCCGAGCCTGTACGGCGCGCCCATCGCTACCTTCTGGTGGATTTTCGGCTGCGCCGCGATCGGAGTGTCGCTGTTCGTCTACTTCCCGACAAAATACATGGTGCACAGGAGACTGGACCCCAGGAAACAGACGTG GCGTCCCGCTGTGCTTCTATATAACCTGTTCTGTGGAGGACCCTGCTTCGCCTTTATTCTACTCGGCACAAAA ATCTTCCGCGAGTCCCGGATGCAGGAGGACGTAAAGTCCCGGATGTATGACGAGGCCGTGTATTTCGCGGCACCAGTAATAGTGTTCGGGTTGATCCTGACGGAGTGGTTCTGTAAAGGTCGTGAAGACCTCGCGTCAAACGTGCGAGCAGAAGCCATGATCCACGATTTCCTCACAGTGTACGACATGTTGGAGCTGGTAGCGACCGGGAGAGACACTGAGGTGTACGAGTCTTATTGGATATACGCTGTTTACGGCGTGGCGTTTGTCAGCATGTTCAAGTTCGTGCCAAGAGCGCCTTCCTGTGACTACAGCCACCTGGCGAAGCCGTACTTGATCGTGAACTTGGCGCTACACGAGGTGCCGTACTGCGTGGTGAGGATAGCACTCATAGCGCTGTTTGGACTCAAGCAGGGAAAACTTATTTATCCGCTGAAGAACTTCTTGGCGATCGTGTTCCGGTTGTACCAGCTACATGATCCCACGGATTTCTGA